Part of the Pseudomonas lijiangensis genome is shown below.
AACAGTTCGCTTTCAGCCAGGTTTTCCGGGAGCGCCGCACAGTTGAGCGCCAGAAAGGGCTCACCATGGCGAGCGCTGCTGGCGTGACAGGCACGGGCGACCAGTTCCTTGCCGGTGCCGGTTTCGCCCTGAATCAGCAGGGGCGCATCCAGTGCGGCAACTCGCTGGGCGCGGGCCTTGAGGATGCGGATCGCGGGCGATTCCCCCAGCAGCGCATCGAAGCCTTCGGCATGGTCGTGATGCAGGGCCGACAAGCGTTCGCCGATCCGGCTGGGCAGGTACAGCGTCAGCAGGGCACCGGCTTCGGTGATGGGCGTGGCATCCAGCAGCAGGGCTTCGCCATTGAGCGTGACTTCGCGCATGGGCAGGCGAAAACCGTTTTCCAGCAGCGTGGCCTGCAGGCTCGGATCGGCGAACAGTTCGCCTATGGGTTCGCCTTCGGGTTCTCGGCCGATCAGGGCAATCAGCGCCGGGTTGGCCAGCAACACGTGCCCGGCACTGTCCAGCGCCAGCACCGGGTCGGTCATGGCGGCGAGCAGGGCATCGAGTTGCAGGTGGCGGCGTTGGCCGGGGAGGATATCGACTACGGTGATCGCTTCGACGCCACGCACCCGGAACAACGCATCCTTGAGCTCTTCGAGCATCTGATGGCTCAGGGTCGGCGCATCGATGTAAACGTTGGGAGGCACCATCTCCACGGCATCGAGATTCAGATTGCGTCCACCCAGGATGGCCAGTACTTCCTGGGTGATACCGACGCGGTCGATGAAGCAGACATGGATACGCATGGGACGTTATGGTTCTGGGTTGCGAGGGTGGCAAGTATGCCTTGTGGGGTGAGGTTTTTCGCGAATGAATTCGCTCCCACAAAAAACGATTATTCCAGATGCTCGGGCTTTACAGGTTCCCCGGATCGGGCATGCAGCTTTTCGCGGATGTCGTTGAACATCCTGTCGTAATCCTTGTGCAGGTCGATGGGCATCGCGGCGCGATTGGGCAGGCCGTATTTGATACCGATGCGGCTTGCGTCGTGGGCGAAGTTGAAGGCCAGATCCCGCGGCAGCCGGAACTCTTCAGTGAAGCTCTTGCCGTTGATCTCGCCCTGCATGGTGAAGTGCATGGAAGTGCCTTCCTTCGGGTCTTCCTGTACTTCGTAACGAATGTGAATGTCGTAGCTGAACCCCGTGTTTTGCAGGGCAGCATGGATGATGTGCAGATGACCTGGTTCAAACATGGCGGTCGCTCCGTCGCAGAAGGTGAGTGTAGGGGTAGACCCCGGCCCGTTGGCCGAGGTTCAGCACCCTTGACAGGCACCCGACAGCATAGCCCTGCGGCACATTTGCGTTACTGATTCAGGTCACGGTCGGGCTCAGGTCTGGACCAGAGCCACAGGTTGCCCATTGCCATGCCCGCGATCGCCAGGTAAAGCCACCAGACATGGTTGAGCAGGCTCAGCATCACGATGGCGCACACCAGCATGCTGATGGTCGCGCTGATCTTGGCGCTGCGCGTGACCAGTCGGCCATTGCGCCAGTTGCGCAGGAGCGGACCGAACACGCGATGGTTTTCCAGCCAGGCATTCAGGCGCGGCGAACTGCGGGTCGCGGCCCAGGCGGCCAGCAGAATGAACTCGGTGGTCGGCAGGCCGGGGATGAATATGGCGGCAATGCCTATCCCCAGGCTGACGTAAGCGAGGATGCCAAACAGAAAGCGCGAAAGTCTGGAGCCGGGCGGTTTATAGGTCATGGTCACTACAGGCAGTTTCACAAAGCCCGGCCAGCTTAACAGCACCGGGCGCTTTTTCATGCCTGAACCTGTTCGACCTGTGACGCATGGGCGTAAGCGTGTTGCAACAGCACGGCGAAGCGCTCGAACGCTGCAATGGCGCCTCGATCCAGTTGTGCTTCTTCTTCGGCACTGAATGTCAGGCCGTCCAGAGTCCGGATAAAGGTTTTCCAGCCTTCGGCACGGCCACCGGCAGGTTCACCCAGATGCCGTGCGCCAAAGCTTTCGCTGAGGTTCAGGGCCGCGGCGCGCTTGATCAGGAAGGCCGCACCCAGTTTCGAGCCCTCGGAGACGAACAGCCAGCCCAGGGCTTCGGCCTTGGCCGGATTCTGCACGGCACCGGCGACGGATTGAGGGATGTCGGTGTTGAGGTCCGCAAGGTCGGCCCTGGCCTGTTCGGCACGGCAGCGGGCGGGCAGGTCGGCGACGATCTGGATCAGCGCCGGGTCGTTGTAGAGGCTTTGCAGTTCCGCCTGGAAAAGGTACTGGGCAACGACAAAACGCTTGTAGCTTTCCAGGGTTTCGAAAGGTGCATTGGCCTTGACCGCCTTGTCGAGCTGCTCGTGGGGCGCATGGGTAATCTGGTTGAGACGCTGGGAACGCAGGGCAGGACGAGTCTGCTCGGTTGTCATCAGGTTCTTCCTTGCAAAATGAAAGGGCGTTGTTGAATAGACGAATGGCCAGCCCCCAAAGCGTAAAAAAACACGCCGCCGATCGGGCTCGATGGCGTGTTTTCCGCAGGGCTGGTGATGGCTGGAATCAGATGTCCCAGACCAGATTGACGCTGAAGTTACGGCCCGGCTGGGTCAGGCGATCCAGGTTGGCCGGCGCGGTAGCACCTGCTTCACCCACGCCGTCGTAGCCGCGTACGTCATCCCAGAGCCAGTATTTCTTGTCGGTCAGGTTGTAGAGACCGGCATTGACGGTGACGTCGTTCGTGACCTTGTAATAGCCGGTCAGATCCAGAATGCCGAAGCCCGGTGTGCGGAACTGTGAGGCCGAGCCGTCCGGCTCGTGGAATTCGCTGTCATCCACGCGAGTCTTGCGCTTGACCAGTGTCCAGTTCAGCAGGCCTCCGTAGTTGTCCTGCTCGTAGCCCAGGCCGAAAACGCCGGTCAGCGGGTTGACGCTGTTGAGCGGTTCGCCCGTGTCGTTGTTGCGGCCCTGAGCGTAGGCAATCGAGCCCTGGGTGTAGAGGCCTTGCGGCGCGCCGAAGCTGTCGAGGTTCAGGCGACCCTTGACCTCGGCGCCTTTGATGGTGGCGTGCTTGATGTTGTAGGACTGGAAGGTGAGCTCATCGTAACCGGCAGCCAGACCGTCTTCGTTGATGAAGTCGCGGTACTTGTTATAGAACACGGCGACATCGAACGAACCGGACTCGAAGCGGCCATGCAGCCCGGTTTCATAGCTTTTGCTCTTTTCCGGCTCAAGGTTCGGGTTGGGCTCGACCACATAACCGGCCGTGGTGTTTTCAAAGCTGCCGTACAACGCCTTGGCCGATGGGGTCCGGAAACCTTCGGCGTACTGGCCGTACCAGGTGTATTCGTTGG
Proteins encoded:
- a CDS encoding sigma-54-dependent transcriptional regulator, translating into MRIHVCFIDRVGITQEVLAILGGRNLNLDAVEMVPPNVYIDAPTLSHQMLEELKDALFRVRGVEAITVVDILPGQRRHLQLDALLAAMTDPVLALDSAGHVLLANPALIALIGREPEGEPIGELFADPSLQATLLENGFRLPMREVTLNGEALLLDATPITEAGALLTLYLPSRIGERLSALHHDHAEGFDALLGESPAIRILKARAQRVAALDAPLLIQGETGTGKELVARACHASSARHGEPFLALNCAALPENLAESELFGYAPGAFTGAQRGGKPGLMELANQGTVFLDEIGEMSPYLQAKLLRFLNDGSFRRVGGDREVRVNVRILSATHRDLEKMVSEGTFREDLFYRLNVLNLEVPPLRERGQDILLLARYFMEQACTQIQRPVCRLATSTYPALLGNRWPGNVRQLQNVIFRAAAISESTVVDIGDLDIAGTAVARQNDGEVGSLEQAVEDFERELLQKLYADHPSTRQLAARLNTSHTAIAHRLRKYGIGK
- a CDS encoding DUF5064 family protein yields the protein MFEPGHLHIIHAALQNTGFSYDIHIRYEVQEDPKEGTSMHFTMQGEINGKSFTEEFRLPRDLAFNFAHDASRIGIKYGLPNRAAMPIDLHKDYDRMFNDIREKLHARSGEPVKPEHLE
- a CDS encoding YbaN family protein, with translation MKKRPVLLSWPGFVKLPVVTMTYKPPGSRLSRFLFGILAYVSLGIGIAAIFIPGLPTTEFILLAAWAATRSSPRLNAWLENHRVFGPLLRNWRNGRLVTRSAKISATISMLVCAIVMLSLLNHVWWLYLAIAGMAMGNLWLWSRPEPDRDLNQ
- a CDS encoding biliverdin-producing heme oxygenase, with translation MTTEQTRPALRSQRLNQITHAPHEQLDKAVKANAPFETLESYKRFVVAQYLFQAELQSLYNDPALIQIVADLPARCRAEQARADLADLNTDIPQSVAGAVQNPAKAEALGWLFVSEGSKLGAAFLIKRAAALNLSESFGARHLGEPAGGRAEGWKTFIRTLDGLTFSAEEEAQLDRGAIAAFERFAVLLQHAYAHASQVEQVQA